AGTCGTTGCAACAAAGGAAGATCCTCCCTTATCTGAACTGCCAGCTTTGAGTCCGTCTACACCTGAGCGGAAGTTGGACTGGTTTTCCAGCATGAAGTTATAGTTTTCCAGACTCGTCCCTGCAAATTTGGCTGTGGACTTGGACGTGACGTCTGTCACTTGAGGGAAGTCCATAATCAGATGTCGGCTGATAACAGCCAAGTCGTAGGCGCTGAATTTGTTTTCAGTGTCCTTGCTTTTTTTAGCTGTGCTAGCTGAGGTAGTATAGTCTGTTTCTTCAGTTGCGTATTCCAGAAGAAGAGCATTTAGCCCTGTGGAGTTCACAATAGTAGCATCTTTGATTCCCCATTCTTTGAGCTTGGCCTTCATCATTTGGACGAAATTTTCTTCGCTGCCCCCAACCTTCTCAGCCAAAGCAATCGTGGCACTGTTGGCGCTGGACATCAAGGAGGCAGCAATCAAGTCCTTGACTTTGTAACGTCTGGCTTCCAAAGGGACATTACTGATATTTGGATTAGCTGTCAGATTGTAGGCGTAGTCTGAAATATCAACATAGGTATCGGCAGTCAGATCTCCTCTGTCAATGGCTTCATAGACCAGATAGACGGTCAAAAGATTGGTAATAGAGCCAACTTCAATCGGAGTAGTTGCGTCTTTTTCGTAGAGAATCTTTCCAGAAGTAGCATCCACAGCCATTGCACTTTTAGCGGCAATGTTGTAATCATCTGCTGAAACCTTGCTGGCGGTCATTACGACCAGAACTAGTAAACATAGGAATAATCGTTTCATTTCTTTCCCCTAAAACAAGATATAACCATTGTATCATAAAAAGCTCTTTTCTTTCACAAATGAAGGATAATAAAAATATTACAGAATAGATGTAAAAAGGCGCCGATATTGACTTTTAACGCATTTTTATAAAGTTTAGAATAGAAAAATATGACAATAATTAAAAAATATTTGAAAAAACATAGTTTATAGGGCTGAAAAATAGAAAATTATTACTTTTTTACATAAAGTGTTTGCTTTTTCAAAAAAATATTGTATAATAATACAATATACTGAATTGAGAAGGAGAATGCTCATGAAAAAATCTAAATGGTTGGCCATTACTGGACTGACAGTCGTGTCAACACTGATTTTAGCCGCTTGTGGAAGCTCTAGCGCCAGCAATACTTACTCTTATGTTTATATTGCTGACCCTGATACCTTGGACTATGTAAACTCCAATCGGGCAACGACTTCTGATGTGGCTTCAAATCTGGTTGATGGACTTTTGGAAAATGACAAGTATGGCAATCTGGTTCCATCTATTGCGGAAGACTGGACTGTTTCAAAGGATGGACTGACCTATACCTATAAGCTTCGTAAAGATGCTAAATGGTACACTTCAGATGGAGAGGAATATGAAAGTGTCAAAGCCCAGGACTTTGTCACTGGTTTGAAGCATGCGGCAGATGAAAAATCAGAAGCTCTTCCAATCGTCCAAAGCTCTATCAAAGGCTTGGATGCCTATGTCAAGGGTGAGTCAAATGACTTTTCAACGGTTGGCGTCAAGGCTGTCGATGACTATACGGTCGAGTACACTCTTAACCAGCCAGAAAGTTATTGGAATTCCAAGACGACCATGGGGATTCTCTTTCCGATTAATAAAGAATTCTTGGAATCAAAAGGAAAAGATTTTGGTACTGTAAAACCTTCTTCCATTCTTTATAATGGCCCTTATATTCTGAAGGCTTTTACTTCTAAGTCTGTCATTGAATACGCTAAAAACCAGAACTACTGGGATAAGGACAATGTCAAGGTTGAAAATATAAAACTGACTTACTATGATGGTTCAGATCAGGAATCCTTGATCCGCAACTTCTCAGACGGAGCCTATTCTCAAGCACGGCTTTACCCAACAAGCTCTAACTACGCTTCTGTTGAAAAGCAGTACAAAGACAATATTATCTACACACCACAGAACTCAACCAGCTATTTCTTTAGCTTCAATCTGAATCGTAAG
This window of the Streptococcus sanguinis genome carries:
- the pbp3 gene encoding D-alanyl-D-alanine carboxypeptidase PBP3, yielding MKRLFLCLLVLVVMTASKVSADDYNIAAKSAMAVDATSGKILYEKDATTPIEVGSITNLLTVYLVYEAIDRGDLTADTYVDISDYAYNLTANPNISNVPLEARRYKVKDLIAASLMSSANSATIALAEKVGGSEENFVQMMKAKLKEWGIKDATIVNSTGLNALLLEYATEETDYTTSASTAKKSKDTENKFSAYDLAVISRHLIMDFPQVTDVTSKSTAKFAGTSLENYNFMLENQSNFRSGVDGLKAGSSDKGGSSFVATTTENGIRMITVVLDVEQTDGDPYARFVATASLMNYVSQNFTQTTIVAEGEAYNKSHSTVIDGKQKTVPAVASKDFTIIERIANQAEHKVEFSTKEQGFQAPLKKNTELGTLTYTDPEPIGQGYLENKAPSVTMVAGQEVEKSIFFKVWWNDFVRYVNEKL